The proteins below come from a single Magallana gigas chromosome 10, xbMagGiga1.1, whole genome shotgun sequence genomic window:
- the LOC117683761 gene encoding uncharacterized protein, with the protein MAAGKEKQVSVETGVTTTCPICFESFKTPRILPCLHTFCHNCLSPYILSTCKTKESPVGFPCPLCRCFVPAPSFSVELEKWSELIPINKAIQVLIEKGDKLCDACQREDEEIVASDWCESCSDSLCAMCTKYHKRNAAFRSHTLVPIADFSKVSGKKESMEPTSVVCKDHGNSVEYICVDHEELCCTKCVCTKHRTCTQVDDIEEAADSLRKSEKIKTLSEEIFQFQGSLVKAKSDGEDTIRYIDDTSDQIKKESTELRDKIVNHVNALLEDHLSELAKNAKEHERNVASVVDAASDRQLLMAQYLHTLENTEKTSASVLVNEYLKIKKQFAYVSKSGLSQISLQLQSSVSKDLAGILHVKKFTDLKTRIKSIPLCGIDFTSANMKLICELPGTTGGCFLKNGDIVLVDHDSCQLLHYRNAVLVRKAKLEILPLDAVCQSSSMLLISHNATFSIKSSFKGNIGKFNLDKCEENEDYIFTETSVYSLAISGGSIYAACSDVIIKFDHKGNTVQRYPVDMYTYSVATNNSNEIISSSCSTQNVTVMNSCGELMYTYSHEKLKHPRGLDVNFTGNIFVAGMDSHNIHVLTHKAELLKIFAIGFKSQPICIKFKENSNVCFVGSYGKTTKVYEFQEAM; encoded by the coding sequence ATGGCGGCGGGAAAGGAGAAACAAGTTTCAGTAGAAACAGGTGTAACAACGACATGTCCGATCTGCTTCGAATCTTTCAAAACTCCGAGGATTCTGCCATGTCTGCACACGTTTTGTCACAACTGTTTATCGCCATACATTCTTTCCACGTGCAAGACCAAGGAAAGCCCGGTGGGATTTCCCTGTCCACTCTGCAGATGTTTTGTTCCCGCTCCGTCTTTTTCGGTAGAGCTTGAAAAATGGTCGGAACTTATTCCTATCAACAAAGCAATTCAGGTTCTGATAGAAAAAGGAGACAAGTTATGTGATGCATGTCAGCGAGAAGATGAAGAAATAGTGGCCAGTGATTGGTGTGAATCTTGCTCCGATTCCCTGTGTGCTATGTgtacaaaatatcataaaagaaaTGCAGCTTTTCGAAGTCATACGTTAGTTCCAATAGCAGACTTTAGTAAAGTGTCTGGCAAAAAAGAAAGCATGGAACCAACATCTGTGGTTTGTAAAGACCACGGTAATTCAGTGGAATATATCTGTGTCGACCATGAAGAGTTATGTTGCACTAAGTGTGTGTGCACCAAACACAGAACATGCACACAGGTCGACGACATTGAAGAAGCAGCAGACAGTCTCCGAAagtcagaaaaaataaaaactttatcagaggaaatatttcaatttcaaggCTCACTTGTGAAAGCTAAATCGGATGGAGAGGACACCATAAGATACATTGACGACACATCAGATCAAATTAAGAAAGAATCCACAGAATTAAGAGATAAAATTGTGAACCATGTAAATGCCTTACTAGAGGACCATCTATCTGAACTGGCCAAAAATGCTAAGGAACACGAAAGAAATGTGGCTAGTGTTGTAGATGCAGCGTCTGACCGGCAACTCTTAATGGCTCAGTACTTGCACACTTTAGAAAATACAGAGAAAACGTCTGCATCAGttcttgtcaatgaatacttgAAGATCAAGAAGCAATTTGCCTATGTTTCTAAGTCAGGTCTTTCCCAAATTAGTTTACAATTGCAATCAAGTGTTTCAAAAGACCTGGCAGGAATCCTCCATGTGAAAAAATTTACTGATCTGAAGACACGtattaaatcgattccactatGCGGCATTGATTTTACAAGCGCAAACATGAAGTTGATTTGTGAACTACCTGGTACAACAGGTggttgctttttaaaaaatggggaCATCGTTTTGGTTGATCACGATTCCTGTCAGTTATTGCATTACAGAAATGCTGTCCTTGTTCGTAAGGCAAAATTGGAAATTCTACCTCTAGATGCGGTTTGTCAAAGTAGTTCTATGCTTCTTATTTCCCATAACGCTACGTTTTCGATCAAATCAAGTTTTAAAGGAAACATTGGAAAATTCAACCTTGACAAATGTGAAGAGAATGAAGATTATATTTTTACAGAAACATCTGTTTATAGCTTGGCGATATCTGGAGGATCTATTTATGCTGCTTGCTCAGATGTGATAATTAAGTTTGATCATAAAGGAAACACTGTACAACGATATCCTGTCGACATGTATACTTATTCGGTAGCAACAAACAACAGCAATGAAATAATCAGCTCAAGTTGTAGCACACAAAATGTAACAGTCATGAATAGTTGTGGTGAGTTAATGTATACTTATTCTCATGAAAAACTTAAACATCCAAGAGGACTTGATGTGAATTTCACAGGAAACATATTTGTTGCAGGCATGGACAGTCATAACATACACGTGCTTACCCATAAAGCTGAGTTGTTGAAGATTTTTGCAATTGGTTTTAAATCGCAACCAATATGTATCAAATTTAAAGAGAACTCTAACGTTTGCTTTGTAGGTTCTTATGGAAAAACAACAAAGGTGTACGAATTTCAAGAAGCTATGTGA